The following are encoded in a window of Lampris incognitus isolate fLamInc1 chromosome 15, fLamInc1.hap2, whole genome shotgun sequence genomic DNA:
- the ccdc167 gene encoding coiled-coil domain-containing protein 167 encodes MTKSKDKKLEKISVASEIDRMEEKRSRCQASIERAEYRRRCEKHSDRERKELEDRLAVMQERVKKFDNELVALRGENRRNMMLSVALLVVSALFYYAFFFNEEDLS; translated from the exons ATGACGAAATCAAAGGACAAAAAACTAGAGAAAATTAGCGTAGCCAGTGAA aTTGATCGTATGGAGGAGAAGCGGTCACGTTGTCAGGCCAGTATCGAGAGGGCCGAGTACAGACGGAGATGCGAGAAGCACTCTGATAGAGAAAG AAAAGAACTCGAAGATAGATTGGCAGTAATGCAAGAGAGGGTGAAGAAGTTTG ATAACGAGCTCGTGGCCTTAAGAGGCGAGAACCGAAGAAACATGATGCTGTCTGTTGCTCTGCTGGTTGTCAGCGCCCTCTTCTATTATGCCTTCTTCTTTAATGAAGAAGACCTCTCATGA